From one Mobula hypostoma chromosome 28, sMobHyp1.1, whole genome shotgun sequence genomic stretch:
- the apex2 gene encoding DNA-(apurinic or apyrimidinic site) lyase 2: METAGPESGLRLVSWNVNGIRARGKQLRPTLLSLGAHIICLQETRVSRDLLEEDVAILEGFNSYFSHSRTRSGYSGVATYCTDDVAPFAAEEGLSGLLSGSGAALPLGLTDRFSEQELRQLDSEGRALITKHRLRLPEEEGEKTLAVINVYVPRADPDNQQRLEFKLRFCQLLQARAEALLQDGEIVLVLGDLNISHRPIDHCQPGDLDEFAAQPGRRWLDGFVCQDEEGTGGGLFIDTFRLFNPGRLEAYSCWQTSTGARETNYGTRIDYVLAGGPQARRWLGGCDLLTEVRGSDHCPVRAWLRARCLPTARLPPLCTKNLPEFAGVQQTLSRFLVALSRPDRGPPSPRASGEEGAEFRPGIGAKSRQGAGVGAKPGPAMGGRRGRKVSGRPTLNGNLLAYFKPADAGGAGSGSCSPSPLPPSSPTAGASEGEEVAPPPTVFWKGLLRGRPPPPACPGHGEPCVLRTVRKAGPNRGRGFYSCRRPPGPAHNPASRCGFFRWADSTG; encoded by the exons ATGGAGACCGCGGGCCCGGAGTCCGGCCTCCGGCTGGTGAGCTGGAACGTGAACGGGATCCGGGCCCGCGGGAAGCAACTGCGGCCCACGCTGCTGAGTCTGGGCGCCCACATTATCTGCCTGCAGGAGACCCGAGTGAGCC GAGACCTGCTGGAGGAGGACGTGGCCATCCTCGAGGGCTTTAACTCCTACTTCAGTCACAGCCGCACACGCAGTGGCTACTCag GTGTGGCCACCTACTGCACGGACGACGTCGCCCCGTTTGCCGCAGAGGAGGGTCTTTCGGGGCTGCTGTCCGGGAGCGGGGCCGCTCTCCCCCTGGGGCTGACCGACCGGTTCTCTGAACAGGAGCTCCGTCAGCTGGACAGCGAGGGCCGGGCCCTCATCACGAAGCACCGCCTACG GCTGccggaggaggagggggagaagacaCTGGCTGTGATCAACGTTTACGTCCCCCGGGCCGACCCCGACAACCAGCAGCGCCTCGAGTTCAAACTGCGTTTCTGCCAACTGCTGCAGGCCAGGGCTGAGGCCCTGCTTCAGGACGGAGA GATTGTGCTTGTACTTGGAGACTTGAACATATCTCATCGGCCCATTGACCACTGCCAGCCCGGAGACCTG GACGAGTTCGCAGCCCAGCCCGGGCGGAGATGGTTGGATGGGTTCGTGTGCCAGGACGAGGAGGGGACAGGAGGCGGGCTCTTCATCGACACTTTCCGGCTCTTCAACCCGGGCCGGCTGGAGGCCTACAGCTGCTGGCAGACCAGCACGGGCGCCCGGGAGACCAACTACGGCACGCGCATTGACTACGTCCTGGCTGGCGGCCCCCAGGCCCGGCGCTGGTTGGGGGGCTGCGATCTGCTGACGGAGGTGCGGGGCTCAGACCACTGCCCCGTACGGGCATGGCTTAGGGCCCGCTGCCTGCCCACCGCCCGCCTGCCCCCGCTCTGCACCAAGAACCTGCCAGAGTTTGCCGGGGTCCAGCAGACGCTCTCCCGCTTCCTGGTGGCCCTCTCCCGCCCCGACCGTGGTCCACCCTCCCCTCGGGCTTCTGGGGAAGAGGGGGCAGAGTTTCGGCCGGGGATTGGGGCCAAGTCTCGCCAAGGGGCAGGAGTAGGGGCCAAGCCCGGGCCAGCGATGGgtggcaggagggggaggaaggtcAGTGGACGCCCCACCCTGAATGGGAACCTTCTGGCCTACTTCAAGCCCGCAGATGCTGGGGGTGCCGGCTCTGGTTCCTGTTCCCCGAGCCCCCTGCCCCCCTCCTCCCCGACTGCGGGGGCCTCGGAGGGAGAGGAAGTGGCGCCGCCCCCCACCGTCTTCTGGAAGGGGCTGCTGAGGGGACGGCCCCCGCCCCCAGCCTGCCCCGGTCACGGCGAGCCTTGCGTCCTGCGTACCGTCAGGAAGGCTGGCCCCAACCGCGGGAGGGGCTTCTACTCCTGCCGCCGCCCCCCGGGACCGGCGCACAACCCCGCCTCCCGCTGCGGGTTCTTCCGCTGGGCAGACTCCACTGGGTGA